A region of Chitinophaga horti DNA encodes the following proteins:
- a CDS encoding nucleotidyl transferase AbiEii/AbiGii toxin family protein codes for MEKEAYKRQVSLLLNVLPEVAKETCFAMHGGTAINLFVRNMPRLSVDIDLTYVLIEDRATTLIHIGEALERIKANIEKAILKVHVSHRKEIGKLLIAEQGVDVKLEANLVARGILSDPVKMQLCEKAQNDFDAFCVIPVVPVGQLYGGKICAALDRQHPRDLFDVKYLMANEGFSEQVKTGFLYCLLCSDRPINEVISPNFQDQHSAMANQFAGMTDEEFNYTEYEEVRAELVKTVKESLTERDKLFLLSFKDVNPDWSIYDFSRFPAIAWKLQNLGRLKAVNPAKHKEQYEALQKILYSL; via the coding sequence ATGGAAAAAGAAGCATATAAAAGGCAGGTTTCGCTTTTGTTGAATGTCTTGCCGGAAGTTGCAAAGGAAACATGCTTTGCAATGCACGGTGGTACTGCAATCAATCTTTTTGTACGAAATATGCCCCGCCTCTCTGTTGATATAGACCTCACTTATGTTCTTATCGAAGACAGAGCCACAACTCTTATTCATATCGGTGAAGCGTTGGAACGTATTAAGGCAAATATTGAAAAAGCTATTCTCAAGGTTCATGTTTCACATAGGAAGGAGATTGGCAAGTTGCTGATTGCAGAACAAGGTGTAGATGTAAAGCTGGAAGCAAATTTGGTTGCCCGTGGTATATTAAGTGATCCAGTAAAGATGCAGCTTTGTGAAAAAGCGCAAAATGATTTCGATGCTTTTTGCGTCATTCCGGTGGTGCCAGTTGGGCAGCTTTATGGTGGAAAAATTTGTGCCGCACTCGACCGTCAACATCCAAGGGATTTATTCGATGTAAAGTATCTCATGGCAAATGAAGGATTTTCGGAGCAGGTCAAAACAGGTTTTCTTTATTGCTTGTTATGCAGCGACAGACCGATAAACGAAGTTATCAGCCCTAATTTTCAAGACCAGCATTCTGCAATGGCAAATCAGTTTGCAGGCATGACTGACGAGGAATTTAATTATACAGAATATGAGGAAGTCAGGGCAGAGTTGGTTAAAACAGTAAAGGAAAGCCTCACTGAAAGGGACAAACTATTCCTTCTAAGTTTTAAAGATGTAAACCCTGATTGGAGCATATATGATTTTTCGCGTTTCCCGGCTATTGCATGGAAGCTGCAAAACTTAGGGCGGCTTAAAGCGGTAAATCCTGCCAAGCATAAGGAGCAATATGAAGCTTTGCAGAAGATATTATACAGCCTCTAA